The nucleotide sequence GCCGCGAGGAGAGGACGGAGGAGGGGAGACGCTCATGGAACCGGGACCCGAGGCGGACGAGGCGGTGCTGCCGTGCCCTCGTACCATCAGTGTGGCCGGAGGTGCCTCGATTTTGTGGCGGACGCCCGCGGCGGAATCAGAGCCCCAGCAGGTCCTTCGCGCCGTCGGCCATGAACTGCACGGCGATGGCGGCGAGGATGAGCCCCATCACGCGCTCGAGGATGGCGACACCGGAGTTGCGGAGCACCCGCTGCACCAGGTGCGAGGCGCGCAGGATGAAGTAGCTGGCCACGAACGTGAGCACGATGGCCGCGAGCACCGGCAAGGCCATCAGCAGCGTCTCGCCCTTGGACATGAGCACCATGGCGCTGGCGATGGCGCCGGGGCCGGCCAGCAGGGGCATGGCCAGCGGCACGAGCGCCACGTCCTCCTTGGCCACGCCCTCCTGCTCCTCGGTGCGGCTGGTGCGCGTCTCCGAGGGCCGTGCGCGGAGCATGTCCAGGGAGGTGATGA is from Hyalangium gracile and encodes:
- a CDS encoding MarC family protein, yielding MGVYLTHFLVSLSAVFFVVDPIGVVPIFLAITAGDSETKMRRTALRACIVAGGLLLFFAIFGGLIFQVFGISLAAFRVAGGILLLITSLDMLRARPSETRTSRTEEQEGVAKEDVALVPLAMPLLAGPGAIASAMVLMSKGETLLMALPVLAAIVLTFVASYFILRASHLVQRVLRNSGVAILERVMGLILAAIAVQFMADGAKDLLGL